The stretch of DNA ACTTGTTAATCCCCTTGCCGTCGTCCTCCACCTCCATGATAATCGATTCCACATCATTATATAATTTTACACTAACCTTTTCAGCTTTTGCATGGCGGATTACATTAGTTGCTGATTCCTGAAAAACACGATATAAAATCGTAGAATATTCCTTGCCAATCTCATCGAAATACCATTTGTCTTTAATATTTATGGTATTAAACTCAAAGGTGATATTTGTTCGTTGCCGAAGTTCGTTAATCTGCCACTCTATGGCAGACACCAAACCAAAGTCATCAAGTACGGTTGGCCGCAAGGACATTACAAGGCTATGCATGTTGTCAATAATATTGTCAACAATGCCAGTGATATTTTTTATCTTATCAACTATTATGTGTTTATCAGATAAACCAGTTGATTTTCCAACATCTAAAATCTCGATTTTTAATACCGTCAACGCCTGACTCAGGTCGTCGTGTAGTTCTCTTGCTATCTTCTTTCTGTCCTCCTCAATAGTGTTTTGCAGATAAATTGCGTTAAGGCGCAGCATTTCCCTTGACGATACCAACTCATCTTCAATTTTTTTACGGTCAGTTATATCTATGCCTATCAGTGTTAAGTAAGGCTCGTTATCTAAATCTATTACTGAACCTACTAAATAAAACGGGATATGTTTCCCGCTTTTGTTGCAGAGATATTTTTCGTAATCGCCTTTTCTGTTTACAAATATGTCTCTGAATTCACAATAGGCGGCCTCTTTCTGCTCGTCGGCAAAGAAGTCAAATATGCTCACATCAGGTATCTCTTCAGATGAATATTCAGTAACAGCCTCAAGGTTCTTGTTCCATAATAATAACTTGCCGATCTTGTCAAAAAGGCAAAAAATCCCCGGTAATGTGTTAACTATAGTATCGGAGAGGTTTTTTTCTCTTACTAACTGAGCTTGTACCTCATTACGCTGACGCACTTCTTCTATAAGATTATCGTTATATTCTATTAGTTTTGCGGTGCGGCGTTTTACAATATCTTCAAGCATTTCGTTTCTTTCCATTAGCTGATGTTCAAGTTCGACGCGTTTTGTTATATCACGCGAAATAGCCACGACGGTTATTACCTCACCAGCACTGTCAAATTCAGGTATGAGCTGACAACTGAAATATGTTTTACCTCTGAGTCCCTTAATTTCAATCTCGACCTCCTGCTGGTGGCGCGTATTGAAGACTTCTTGTATCTTTTCATCCAATAAGACAGGAGAGTGCTCTTGTAAGCCTACCTGGCAGTTTGTTTTACCAATAAAATCCTCCTGCTTTAAGTCCAAAAATGTGCTTACGGTCGGATTTATGTAGAGGTATCGGTTGTCTTTATCGAGGCGGGAGATAATATCATTGCTATTTTCTACGAGGGCACGGTATTTCCCTTCGCTTTCCTGAAGCGCGTTTGTTATATTTGTCATTTCCGTTATATCTCGGCCTATTACTACAAGCCCTATAAGAGTACCAGAGTTATCGAAAATTGGGGCGTTAATCGTATCTAAATAAATATTTTTATCTCCTATATGTAATTTTTTAACATTGCGGATAGTGTTGCGTGTCCTCATAACTGTTTCATCTTCATTGGTATATACTTCTGCATCGTTGGCAGGAAAAAAGTCCTCCACTGTTTTTCCAAGAACTTCTGCTCTTTTTAAACCGATTATTTCTTCAAAAACCTTGTTAACCAGTATAAATCTTTTCTGTACGTCTTTAAATAATACAATATCAGGTATATAACTAATCAGACTGTTTAGCTTATTATTTGTTTCAACTAAACTTGCTTCTGTAATCTTTCGAGCTTCTACTTCGGATTCTAACGATTCGTTAGAGGCATTAAGTTCGTCTGTACGCAGAGATACAAGCTGTTCAAGAGATTCTCTGTGTTTAGATAGCTCATCTTCTCTGACGGTAAGCATATCTGTCATCCGGTTAAATACTGTGGCTAAGACACCTGTCTCATCCTTTGACACGTTTTGTATTTTTTGAGAAAAATCACCTTTGCTTATAAGTACTGCTGTATTTGTAAGCTCCATTAACGGAGCGGTAATGCGTTTGGAAACATACATAACAGTGATAATGATAATACCCATTAAGAAAATATAACTAAAAATCAGAATATTCCTTAATTGTGCCAAAGGTTCCATCATTTCTGATTTGAAAATTTTGACGACAATTCCCCAATCTGTATCCTTTAAATAATGCGTGACTCCAAACACACTTACTCCTCTGTAGTCTTCAGCTTCTTTAAACAAATTGTCTTTTTTGAGTAATGCCTGCGTCATGAGAACTTTAGTATCATCTTTTGATACTACACGTCTGAAGGCGGCATTGCTATCAAATCGCAACGGCACTATAAACAAGGCATTTCCGTTTTTATCCCGTTTTGCTACAGCTGTTTCACCGGTTTTACCCATGTTGGAATAGTCATTTGTAATTTCATTCAGAAAGCCTCCATGCACTATAGCAGTAACAAAACCTTCTAATTTATTATCTATCGTCAGTAAACATGAAAAACGAAGGTCGGCATAATTGTCCTCTCCTTTAAATACCTCCACATAACCACAACTATTATCTCTTTTGGGCAGAATTTCATTCTCTTTATATACCATACCAACACTTGAAGCATTTGAAGATGAGACAACTTTCATGGCTGTATTGACAATACTTATTTCGTGAAACATAGGAAAAGTTTTTCTTATATCATCTATTGTTTCATTAATATGATTTAAAGCATTAATATCTCCGGTTTCATTATATAATGCAAGATGTTTTTTCAATAATGGCCTGTTCTCTATCATTCTCACACTGTCTGTAAATCTTTCTATAGACACTTTAATTCTGGAATTTTGAATTGTCCCTAATTCCATTAGATGATTTTCAATAGTAATAAATAATGAATTTTTATAATGGTTATAAATAATCAGCCCCATTAAAAAAAGAGGGATCGCTGAGATTAATAATATTGCGGCCACAAATTTACTTTTTATGCTCACTACTTATTCTCCCTTAACCTCGAAAGCACACGTCAAAAGCAGGGGCGAATAATTATTCGCCCCTACAAAGTACGATTAAGTCGCTTTCTCCTTGACGCCTGTGTTTGCTTCTGATTGCTACTTTATTGGTTATAACGACATCTCATGCATGGGCTTCCCACAGCACACCAGCTCACCGCCTCCGACATTTGTCACTACCACCTCGTTGCCGCAAACATTACATTTGTATTTTTCTCCAACTTTTTTTACTGCCATCTTACAAGTCCCCCTTTTTAAATAGTAATTAACGTCTTACCTCCATCATGGTTAGTCTCACCAGGGAGGTACATACAAACTACTTTAACAATATTCCTACCTTAAAAACCACCTGCACTCATTCCTTAACGGTGATTTCTTTTATAGATTCCCACTGGCCGTGCAAATTGCATCTCTCCACCACACGTAAGGTAGATTTTCTATGCTTTCCGCCTTTTACCAAAAAAAGTGAAAACTCTGGAAGGGTAACTACCGGCGTTAATTCCACCCTTGCATAAAAGCTCTCACCAAAATAGACGTCTATCCACTGAATAAAATGCCCATCAAGCATCACATGCGGGATTTCGCCAACTTTTATTCTGACCTCAAAGGGCTCACCTGATTTTACCTCATCAGGACACATTATAAACGGAATATGTTTCTTTTCAAGTTCAGTAATGTTCTCTGCGTCTTTGACCCTGTTTACTCCACAAAACAAACTTTTTTCTTTCTCCGACATTGCAATCATCCTCCTTTTATTTGTGTTGATTTATAAGAAATATTATACCGACGTTGTTTCTTTAGCGTAATCCATCATACCTATAAAGTCCACAACCACAACAGGTTCCTCTCCAACCACCCAGGCATCATGCCCAGCCGGCAGCAAAGATACATCGCCTGCCTTACACTCAAACTCCGTGCCGTCATCCATTAAAACCTTTAACGTCCCAGACATGTGATATTGTAAATGCGGTGATTCACAGCGCATAGTTTTCACAATGGGCTGTAAGGATGTTGACCATTCCCAGCCCGGCTCAAACGTGGCGCGTCCGATTTTTCTTTCTCCAATAGTGATTAGTTCAAGTTTACCTTTAGAAAAGCATATAATCTCATCTGGCTTATCAAAACTCTTCATAGCGGCCTTTTCAATGAAATTAATCATAACACTGTCCTCCTCCTTTTGATAAATTCAGCAATATACACTGCGATAATATTAGTGTTTCCCCAAATAATGACTTAAGTTGCTATAATTATTACATTAATAAAATTTCCAAACAATCGGTAAACGGAAGATTATTGAATAGGATAAATAAGGATAAACAGATAAATTACCTATAATTGGGGTACATTATAAGGTAAGCAGTTCATCTTTTACAAACAAATGTGTGGCCAGGATAACAAGTTGAGACCGTT from Nitrospirota bacterium encodes:
- a CDS encoding class II SORL domain-containing protein — protein: MSEKEKSLFCGVNRVKDAENITELEKKHIPFIMCPDEVKSGEPFEVRIKVGEIPHVMLDGHFIQWIDVYFGESFYARVELTPVVTLPEFSLFLVKGGKHRKSTLRVVERCNLHGQWESIKEITVKE
- a CDS encoding PAS domain S-box protein codes for the protein MSIKSKFVAAILLISAIPLFLMGLIIYNHYKNSLFITIENHLMELGTIQNSRIKVSIERFTDSVRMIENRPLLKKHLALYNETGDINALNHINETIDDIRKTFPMFHEISIVNTAMKVVSSSNASSVGMVYKENEILPKRDNSCGYVEVFKGEDNYADLRFSCLLTIDNKLEGFVTAIVHGGFLNEITNDYSNMGKTGETAVAKRDKNGNALFIVPLRFDSNAAFRRVVSKDDTKVLMTQALLKKDNLFKEAEDYRGVSVFGVTHYLKDTDWGIVVKIFKSEMMEPLAQLRNILIFSYIFLMGIIIITVMYVSKRITAPLMELTNTAVLISKGDFSQKIQNVSKDETGVLATVFNRMTDMLTVREDELSKHRESLEQLVSLRTDELNASNESLESEVEARKITEASLVETNNKLNSLISYIPDIVLFKDVQKRFILVNKVFEEIIGLKRAEVLGKTVEDFFPANDAEVYTNEDETVMRTRNTIRNVKKLHIGDKNIYLDTINAPIFDNSGTLIGLVVIGRDITEMTNITNALQESEGKYRALVENSNDIISRLDKDNRYLYINPTVSTFLDLKQEDFIGKTNCQVGLQEHSPVLLDEKIQEVFNTRHQQEVEIEIKGLRGKTYFSCQLIPEFDSAGEVITVVAISRDITKRVELEHQLMERNEMLEDIVKRRTAKLIEYNDNLIEEVRQRNEVQAQLVREKNLSDTIVNTLPGIFCLFDKIGKLLLWNKNLEAVTEYSSEEIPDVSIFDFFADEQKEAAYCEFRDIFVNRKGDYEKYLCNKSGKHIPFYLVGSVIDLDNEPYLTLIGIDITDRKKIEDELVSSREMLRLNAIYLQNTIEEDRKKIARELHDDLSQALTVLKIEILDVGKSTGLSDKHIIVDKIKNITGIVDNIIDNMHSLVMSLRPTVLDDFGLVSAIEWQINELRQRTNITFEFNTINIKDKWYFDEIGKEYSTILYRVFQESATNVIRHAKAEKVSVKLYNDVESIIMEVEDDGKGINKSMMFDYKSLGIIGMKERVLLVGGTLDISNGASGKGTKITVVIPLKK
- a CDS encoding cupin domain-containing protein, which gives rise to MINFIEKAAMKSFDKPDEIICFSKGKLELITIGERKIGRATFEPGWEWSTSLQPIVKTMRCESPHLQYHMSGTLKVLMDDGTEFECKAGDVSLLPAGHDAWVVGEEPVVVVDFIGMMDYAKETTSV
- a CDS encoding desulfoferrodoxin FeS4 iron-binding domain-containing protein, whose protein sequence is MAVKKVGEKYKCNVCGNEVVVTNVGGGELVCCGKPMHEMSL